A genomic stretch from Argiope bruennichi chromosome 2, qqArgBrue1.1, whole genome shotgun sequence includes:
- the LOC129956451 gene encoding cleavage and polyadenylation specificity factor subunit 6-like has product MADADIDLYADDIDHDFNQENDYNHDTNVDLYDDVITAPSDDHHNNEGRPSSAGSSPPHHSKHTGKRYAVYVGNLTWWTTDQDLTEAMQSLGVNDILEIKFYENRANGQSKGFCVVALRSEKSLMTLMEKFPKKEIHGQNPAVTACTRQNLNYFELQSRKGGHGGGNRHENSNERRSRDRDRERDRDSRDMRADNRSMQQERSRSRNNTPQNYQQQQRIPTGPHVHPPPQGPPPPQYQPGRTPWISAPPPQIHQMPPPPTRPSAPQINTGAPPPPPGLQAPPPVRPGPPPPNNMRLPPPRGPMPPVGPRSVPPPDTRGPPPSNEWERQLSQPPPQHVSIPPQPVGPPNRPPPPVPAPGQGIPPSIPPPAPPIPSPHINPAFFHQQGVPPGLAPTSQGGDLYTRPPPVQFSDYRSVGDRGTESSAPAISDQEFEEIMSRNRTVSSSAIARAVADASAADYASAIETLVTAISLIKQSKVANDERCKILISSLQDTLHGIESKSYGSRSKERARSRERERSRERSSRREKSSRRDRSRSRDREYRDRSRERDRYHDDRYRDKDRDHDRDRRSSRH; this is encoded by the coding sequence ATGGCGGACGCCGATATAGATTTATATGCTGATGACATAGACCATGATTTCAATCAAGAGAATGATTACAATCATGACACTAATGTAGATCTCTATGATGATGTCATAACTGCACCATCGGATGATCATCATAATAATGAAGGCAGGCCCTCATCTGCTGGTAGTTCACCTCCTCACCATTCTAAGCATACCGGTAAACGCTATGCTGTTTATGTCGGGAATTTGACATGGTGGACAACGGATCAAGATCTGACCGAAGCTATGCAGAGTCTTGGGGTAaatgatattttggaaataaaattctatgaaaatcgTGCCAATGGTCAGTCTAAAGGGTTTTGCGTTGTTGCTCTTCGATCTGAGAAATCATTAATGACGCTAATggaaaaatttcctaaaaaagaaATACACGGTCAAAATCCTGCTGTAACTGCCTGTACTCgacagaatttgaattattttgagttGCAGTCAAGGAAAGGTGGCCATGGTGGGGGTAATCGACATGAAAATTCTAATGAACGACGAAGTAGAGACAGAGATAGGGAACGTGATCGTGACAGTAGAGATATGCGTGCTGATAATAGATCCATGCAGCAAGAAAGATCAAGGAGTCGAAATAATACTCCTCAGAATTATCAACAACAACAGCGCATTCCTACCGGGCCACATGTTCATCCACCTCCACAGGGTCCTCCACCACCTCAATATCAGCCAGGGCGAACACCCTGGATATCGGCTCCTCCCCCTCAAATTCATCAAATGCCACCACCTCCAACTCGTCCTAGTGCACCACAAATTAATACTGGTGCTCCTCCACCACCACCTGGATTACAAGCACCTCCTCCTGTTAGACCTGGCCCTCCACCACCTAACAATATGAGACTTCCTCCTCCAAGAGGGCCTATGCCCCCAGTAGGACCAAGAAGTGTTCCACCACCTGATACTCGTGGACCGCCTCCGAGTAATGAGTGGGAAAGACAACTTAGTCAGCCTCCACCACAACATGTTAGCATTCCACCTCAACCAGTTGGCCCTCCAAACAGACCACCTCCACCAGTACCTGCTCCAGGACAAGGAATACCTCCTTCTATACCACCTCCAGCACCACCTATACCTAGTCCACATATTAATCCAGCCTTCTTTCATCAACAAGGTGTCCCTCCTGGTCTTGCTCCGACATCCCAAGGTGGAGACTTGTATACTCGTCCTCCTCCTGTTCAGTTTTCTGATTATCGATCTGTAGGTGATAGAGGAACTGAATCATCAGCTCCTGCAATAAGTGATCAAGAATTTGAAGAAATCATGTCACGTAATCGTACTGTGTCCAGCAGTGCCATTGCAAGAGCAGTAGCTGATGCTAGTGCAGCAGATTATGCAAGTGCTATTGAAACCTTGGTTACAGCAATTTCGTTGATTAAGCAGTCAAAGGTGGCTAATGATGAAAGATGTAAAATCTTGATCAGTTCTCTTCAGGATACTCTGCATGGTATTGAATCCAAGTCGTATGGATCCAGAAGTAAGGAAAGAGCACGTTCTCGGGAACGTGAAAGATCAAGAGAGCGTTCTTCAAGGAGAGAGAAGTCTAGCAGAAGAGATAGATCCCGTAGCCGAGATCGAGAATACAGAGATAGAAGCCGAGAAAGGGATCGTTATCATGACGATCGCTATCGAGACAAGGATCGTGACCATGATAGAGATCGCAGAAGCAGTCGTCATTGA
- the LOC129962219 gene encoding mitochondrial protein C2orf69 homolog, whose amino-acid sequence MLGNVDYHMTGISRIWKNILCFASMAVSIAGRPIKLGKVDGYQNRSNDIIYYPSVSHSPVGCVVFFGGDMQTLSKAFVRSKKAATDYEENMLAHRDNKHYSKWNLEFTAELLHKRFPQQEVIIVKPSKMSLMTFSCYENFVTVNNFGAPTYEKNVDALKHLRLLLANIGPVLQRKSCEIKSETCDANLSMPKPLNLSEIPLIIIGFSKGCVVLNQFLYSFHALHQYEDHELELFVNNITDIYWLEGGHSGSSSTWVTDKTVLQSFANLKKNVHIHVTPYQVYCDTRPRIGKEEKIFRDTLSKMGANITRKLHFEDECRSLDKHFEVLEVFKEPT is encoded by the exons ATGTTGG GTAATGTTGATTACCACATGACTGGTATTTCAAGAATCTGGAAAAATATTCTATGCTTTGCTAGCATGGCAGTTTCAATAGCTGGAAGACCTATTAAATTAGGTAAAGTGGATGGTTACCAAAATAGAAGCAATGATATAATTTACTATCCTTCTGTTTCTCATTCACCTGTGGGATGTGTTGTATTTTTTGGAGGTGATATGCaa ACTCTATCAAAGGCTTTTGTAAGATCTAAAAAAGCAGCTACG gattatgAAGAAAATATGCTTGCACATCGAGATAATAAGCACTATTCCAAATGGAATCTTGAATTTACTGCAGAGTTGTTGCATAAGCGTTTCCCACAGCAAGAAGTAATAATTGTTAAGCCATCAAAAATGTCACTGATGACATTTAgttgttatgaaaattttgtgaCTGTGAACAATTTTGGGGCACctacttatgaaaaaaatgttgatgcTCTGAAGCATTTGAGATTACTCTTAGCTAATATAGGGCCAGTTTTGCAAAGGAAATCTTGTGAAATAAAGTCAGAAACGTGTGATGCCAATTTGTCTATGCCAAAGCCTCTGAATTTATCAGAAATTCCTTTAATAATCATTGGCTTTAGTAAAGGGTGTGTTGTTTTAAAccagtttttatattcatttcatgcATTACATCAATATGAAGACCATGAATTAGAACTTTTTGTTAACAATATAACAGATATATATTGGCTAGAAGGAGGCCATTCAGGCTCATCTAGTACATGGGTTACAGATAAAACTGTGCTGCAGAGTTTtgctaatttaaagaaaaatgttcataTTCATGTCACACCTTATCAAGTTTACTGTGACACAAGACCAAGaataggaaaagaagaaaaaatatttcgagaCACTCTCTCTAAAATGGGTGCAAATATTACAAGGAAGCTGCATTTTGAAGATGAATGCCGCTCGTTAGATAAACATTTTGAGGTTCTGGAAGTTTTCAAAGAACCTACATGA